In one Sphingomonas hankookensis genomic region, the following are encoded:
- a CDS encoding Ppx/GppA family phosphatase, with protein MIRLPWASRPVSAAHSAIIDIGSNSIRLVVYGGPERIPATLFNEKVLAGLGRSLAETGRIDPEAMALAATALRRFAWLTREMEAEVVRTVATAAVRDAANGHELVALAESLGLTVETLSGEEEAQAAGNGVLSAIPDADGIVGDLGGGSLELVRVKNGKIGDRVSFPLGVLRIGAIRDRRAGELDRVVQRLVTEAGWAGRGKGLPFYLVGGSWRALARFDMHLTHYPLPIAHGYTMSLARIAELERIIAQTPRAELKAVPNLSGGRLPTLDNATAVLAAMARHLGSATTMISAYGLREGLLYAALPSSVRKQDPLIVAAHDEGARQGRFVEHGDLLHKWIAPLFPDDAPAAVRLRHAACLLADVGWHANPEFRAERGMEIALHGNWVAIDAAGRAIVAQALHSCLGGGSTDGPPEPLGRLAPIAALEAAHRWGLAMRLGQRLSGGVATPLQRTDVRRKRGQLELIVPTADTALYGEAVQKRHRALASAMGMDAALVTR; from the coding sequence TTGATCCGCCTGCCCTGGGCCAGCCGCCCGGTCAGCGCGGCGCATAGTGCGATCATCGACATCGGGTCGAACTCGATCCGGCTCGTCGTCTATGGCGGGCCGGAGCGCATTCCGGCCACGCTGTTCAACGAAAAGGTGCTGGCGGGCCTCGGGCGTTCGCTGGCGGAAACCGGGCGGATCGATCCGGAGGCGATGGCGCTCGCCGCCACCGCGCTGCGCCGCTTTGCATGGCTGACCCGCGAAATGGAGGCGGAGGTGGTACGCACCGTCGCGACCGCCGCCGTCCGCGATGCCGCCAACGGACACGAACTGGTGGCGCTCGCCGAATCGCTCGGCCTGACGGTGGAAACGCTGTCGGGCGAGGAGGAGGCACAGGCTGCCGGCAACGGCGTGCTATCCGCCATTCCCGACGCCGACGGGATCGTCGGCGATCTGGGCGGGGGCAGCCTCGAACTGGTGCGGGTGAAAAACGGCAAGATCGGCGACCGCGTGTCGTTTCCGCTGGGCGTGCTGCGCATCGGCGCGATCCGCGACCGCCGCGCGGGCGAACTCGACCGCGTGGTGCAGCGGCTGGTGACCGAAGCCGGCTGGGCCGGGCGGGGGAAGGGGCTGCCCTTCTATCTCGTCGGCGGGTCGTGGCGGGCGCTCGCCCGGTTCGACATGCACCTGACCCACTATCCGCTGCCGATCGCGCACGGCTACACCATGTCGCTCGCCCGCATCGCCGAACTCGAACGGATCATCGCGCAGACGCCCCGCGCCGAGCTGAAGGCGGTGCCGAACCTGTCGGGCGGACGCCTGCCGACGCTCGACAATGCGACCGCCGTGTTGGCTGCGATGGCCCGGCATCTCGGTAGCGCGACGACGATGATTTCCGCCTATGGCCTGCGCGAAGGGCTGCTCTATGCCGCGCTCCCGTCGTCGGTCCGCAAGCAGGACCCGCTGATCGTCGCCGCGCATGACGAAGGCGCGCGACAGGGCCGCTTCGTCGAACATGGCGACCTACTCCACAAATGGATCGCGCCACTCTTTCCCGACGACGCCCCCGCCGCGGTGCGCCTGCGCCACGCCGCCTGTCTGCTGGCCGATGTGGGCTGGCACGCGAACCCCGAATTCCGCGCCGAACGCGGCATGGAGATTGCGCTGCACGGCAACTGGGTCGCGATCGACGCCGCCGGTCGTGCGATCGTCGCGCAGGCGCTGCACAGCTGTCTGGGCGGCGGCAGCACCGACGGCCCGCCCGAACCGCTCGGTCGCCTGGCGCCGATCGCCGCGCTGGAGGCGGCGCACCGCTGGGGCCTTGCCATGCGTCTGGGCCAGCGTCTCAGCGGCGGTGTCGCCACCCCGCTCCAGCGCACCGACGTCCGCCGCAAGCGCGGGCAGCTGGAACTGATCGTCCCCACCGCCGACACCGCGCTCTACGGCGAAGCGGTGCAGAAGCGCCACCGCGCGCTGGCGAGCGCCATGGGCATGGACGCGGCGCTGGTCACCCGCTGA
- a CDS encoding carbonic anhydrase, which yields MMHFSDLKEGYYRFRGTEWQQERERWSELATGQSPKVMVIACSDSRVDPATIFGARPGEIFVVRNVANLVPPFEDDGGRHGVSAALEFAVTKLEVEEVLVLGHGACGGVNACLTQSLANTKPGEGGFVAHWIDLLDDAREKVVAEHGTGPEGQKALEQEGVKVSLQNLMTFPFVKERVEAGKLKLHGAVFAIEDGRLRVLEGDTFENA from the coding sequence CTGATGCACTTCAGCGACCTCAAAGAGGGCTATTATCGCTTCCGCGGCACCGAATGGCAGCAGGAGCGCGAGCGCTGGAGCGAACTGGCCACCGGGCAGAGCCCGAAGGTGATGGTGATCGCCTGTTCGGACAGCCGCGTCGATCCGGCAACGATCTTCGGCGCACGGCCGGGCGAGATTTTCGTGGTGCGTAACGTCGCCAACCTCGTGCCACCGTTCGAGGACGATGGCGGTCGGCATGGCGTCTCGGCGGCGCTGGAATTTGCGGTGACGAAGCTGGAGGTCGAAGAAGTTCTCGTCCTCGGCCATGGCGCGTGCGGTGGCGTCAACGCTTGCCTCACCCAGTCGCTGGCCAATACCAAACCGGGTGAAGGCGGCTTCGTTGCGCACTGGATCGACCTGCTCGACGATGCGCGCGAGAAGGTCGTCGCGGAACATGGCACCGGGCCGGAAGGGCAGAAGGCTCTGGAGCAGGAGGGCGTGAAGGTCTCGCTTCAGAACCTGATGACCTTCCCGTTCGTCAAGGAACGGGTCGAGGCCGGCAAGCTCAAGCTCCACGGCGCGGTCTTCGCGATCGAGGACGGGCGGCTGCGCGTCCTTGAAGGCGATACGTTCGAGAACGCTTGA
- a CDS encoding chromosomal replication initiator DnaA encodes MTQSRTGSAQLSFSLELPAGARQDLFLVGPSNEAAVHHLDHWETWPVKAALLVGPRKSGRTLLARSFVARSGGTIADDAERWNETELFHAWNRAQSEGQPLLIVADAPPPIWRIGLPDLRSRMGATPVLRLEAPDELLIETLLQYLFDRKELVAAPDVVRWLARRVERSHLAVLRIVEALEEDAMLRSTRRLTIPTARAALSDSPLLLDRLL; translated from the coding sequence ATGACCCAGTCGCGTACCGGATCGGCCCAGCTTTCCTTCTCGCTCGAACTGCCCGCCGGCGCCCGGCAGGACCTGTTCCTCGTCGGGCCGTCGAACGAAGCCGCCGTCCATCATCTCGACCATTGGGAGACGTGGCCAGTCAAGGCCGCGCTGCTGGTCGGCCCGCGCAAATCGGGCCGGACGCTGCTCGCCCGCTCGTTCGTCGCGCGCAGCGGCGGCACGATCGCCGACGATGCGGAGCGGTGGAACGAGACCGAACTGTTCCACGCCTGGAACCGCGCGCAGAGCGAAGGTCAGCCGCTGCTGATCGTCGCCGATGCCCCGCCGCCCATTTGGCGGATCGGCCTGCCCGACCTGCGTTCGCGCATGGGGGCGACGCCGGTGCTGCGGCTGGAAGCGCCCGACGAACTGCTGATCGAAACACTGCTGCAATATCTGTTCGACAGGAAGGAGCTCGTCGCCGCGCCGGATGTCGTGCGCTGGCTTGCCCGCCGGGTCGAACGGAGCCACCTTGCGGTGCTTCGGATCGTCGAGGCTTTGGAGGAAGATGCGATGTTGCGCTCGACGCGCCGTTTGACGATCCCGACCGCGCGCGCCGCGCTGTCCGACAGCCCGCTGCTCTTGGACCGCCTGCTGTGA
- a CDS encoding CinA family protein, with amino-acid sequence MDSILPPELIEAARRVVDENRNAGRRVALAESCTGGLVAAAITEIPGCSDVFEAGFVTYSNEAKIELVKVSSDVIETFGAVSIATAWSMAQGALEVTQADVAVAITGVAGPGGGSEKKPVGTVVFARAEKGGDPAKVVADLRQFGDLGRGKIRLQAALCALELLLPPEVAPEEPVPESP; translated from the coding sequence ATGGACAGCATTCTACCCCCCGAACTGATCGAAGCCGCGCGTCGCGTGGTCGACGAGAACCGCAACGCCGGCCGCCGCGTCGCACTGGCCGAGAGCTGCACCGGCGGACTAGTCGCGGCGGCGATCACCGAGATCCCCGGCTGCTCCGACGTGTTCGAAGCCGGGTTCGTGACCTATTCGAACGAGGCGAAGATCGAGCTGGTCAAGGTCAGCTCCGACGTGATCGAGACCTTCGGTGCCGTATCCATCGCGACGGCATGGAGCATGGCGCAGGGGGCGCTGGAGGTGACGCAGGCTGACGTCGCGGTCGCGATCACCGGCGTCGCGGGTCCCGGTGGCGGCAGCGAGAAGAAGCCGGTCGGTACCGTCGTGTTCGCGCGCGCGGAAAAGGGCGGCGATCCGGCGAAGGTCGTTGCCGACCTGCGCCAGTTCGGCGACCTGGGGCGTGGGAAAATCCGCCTTCAGGCGGCGTTGTGCGCGCTCGAGCTGCTGCTGCCGCCGGAAGTGGCGCCCGAGGAACCCGTGCCGGAATCGCCGTAA
- the rnd gene encoding ribonuclease D, with amino-acid sequence MHIHPLIEDSQTLAALCTRLAQSDFVAVDTEFMRENSYWPELCLIQIANTEEAAAIDPMAPGIDLTPLLHLLTDNEDVLKVFHAGGQDIEIVYNLTGKTPFPLFDTQVAAMALGQGEQVGYSNLVDAYLGITVDKGARFTDWSRRPLDDRQIDYAIADVTHLSVIFPKMLAKLRKTGRGLWLDEEMERIADPANYFNDPEQVWQRIRVNSRKPEVLGRLKALGKWRELEAQGKNLPRGRIVKDETIADLAGNPPRRQGDLAKVRGLSAAWAHNDIGGRMMAALADAEPLPAREMPGRDERKPALGKEGALVADLLKLLLKIRANEIKVASRLLARSDDLEALAAGQRDGLSILNGWRFEQFGRDALALVEGQLGFTVLGGKLKMTRAEVVE; translated from the coding sequence ATGCATATCCATCCGTTGATCGAAGACAGCCAGACCCTCGCTGCCCTCTGCACCCGCCTCGCCCAGTCCGACTTCGTAGCCGTCGACACCGAGTTCATGCGCGAGAACAGCTATTGGCCGGAACTCTGCCTGATCCAGATCGCCAATACCGAGGAAGCCGCCGCGATAGATCCGATGGCGCCGGGGATCGACCTGACGCCGCTGCTCCACCTGCTGACCGATAACGAGGACGTGCTGAAGGTCTTCCACGCCGGCGGGCAGGATATCGAGATCGTCTATAACCTGACCGGCAAGACCCCCTTCCCCCTGTTCGATACGCAGGTGGCGGCGATGGCGCTGGGTCAGGGGGAGCAGGTCGGCTATTCGAACCTGGTCGACGCCTATCTGGGGATTACGGTCGACAAGGGGGCGCGGTTCACCGACTGGTCGCGGCGGCCGCTGGACGACCGGCAGATCGACTATGCGATCGCCGACGTGACCCATTTGTCGGTGATCTTTCCCAAGATGCTGGCCAAGCTGCGCAAGACCGGGCGCGGGCTGTGGCTGGACGAGGAGATGGAGCGGATCGCCGATCCGGCCAATTACTTCAACGATCCCGAACAGGTGTGGCAGCGCATCCGGGTCAACAGCCGCAAGCCCGAAGTGCTGGGGCGGTTGAAGGCACTGGGCAAGTGGCGCGAGCTGGAGGCGCAGGGGAAGAATCTCCCGCGCGGACGGATCGTCAAGGACGAGACGATCGCCGATCTGGCCGGCAATCCGCCGCGCAGGCAGGGCGATCTGGCGAAGGTGCGCGGGCTGTCGGCGGCATGGGCGCACAACGATATCGGCGGACGGATGATGGCGGCGCTGGCCGATGCCGAACCGTTGCCGGCGAGGGAAATGCCGGGCCGCGACGAGCGCAAACCCGCGCTGGGCAAGGAAGGCGCGCTGGTCGCCGACCTGCTGAAACTGCTGCTGAAGATCCGGGCGAACGAGATCAAGGTCGCATCGCGGCTGCTGGCGCGGTCGGACGATCTGGAAGCGCTCGCCGCCGGGCAGCGCGACGGGCTCTCGATCCTGAATGGCTGGCGGTTCGAACAGTTCGGCCGCGACGCGCTGGCGCTGGTCGAGGGTCAGCTTGGGTTCACCGTGCTGGGTGGAAAGCTGAAGATGACCCGAGCGGAGGTAGTGGAATGA
- the aspS gene encoding aspartate--tRNA ligase translates to MHAYRTHNCGQLTDANDGDTVRLSGWVHRKRDHGGVLFIDLRDHYGITQIVADSDSPALALLESARTESVLTIDGNVKLRSEATRNPNLATGAIEIYARAATLQSAAQELPMPVAGEAEYPEDIRLRYRFLDLRRERLHANILLRSNVIASLRRRMIDQGFTEFQTPILTASSPEGARDYLVPSRVHPGKFYALPQAPQMFKQLLMVAGFDRYFQIAPCFRDEDARADRSPGEFYQLDFEMSFVTQEDVFAAIEPVLHGVFEEYANWQGKGRTVSPLPFKRIPYRDSMLKYGNDKPDLRNPLVITDVSDLFVGSGFGRFASIVEAGDVVRAVPAPNTADKSRKFFDDMNAWAQSEGFAGLGYATRKGGEWGGPIAKNHGEEGMARIAEALGLGPDDGVFFAAGKEAQAAKLAGLARTRVAETLGLIDDKRFEFCWIVDFPMFEYDEDAKKVDFSHNPFSMPQGEMEALETMNPLDILAYQYDIVCNGVELSSGAIRNHRPEIMYKAFEIAGYSQADVDTNFAGMINAFKFGAPPHGGSAPGVDRIVMLLADEPNIREVITFPMTQKAEDLMMGAPNYATPKQLRELNIRVTVDGPKE, encoded by the coding sequence ATGCACGCCTATCGCACCCATAACTGCGGCCAGCTCACGGACGCGAACGACGGCGATACCGTCCGCCTGTCGGGCTGGGTGCATCGCAAGCGCGACCATGGCGGCGTGCTCTTCATCGACCTGCGCGATCATTACGGCATTACCCAGATCGTCGCCGACAGCGATTCGCCCGCGCTCGCTTTGCTCGAATCGGCGCGCACCGAATCGGTGCTGACGATCGACGGCAATGTGAAGCTGCGCAGCGAGGCGACCCGGAATCCGAACCTCGCCACCGGCGCGATCGAAATCTACGCCCGCGCCGCGACGCTCCAGTCGGCGGCGCAGGAACTGCCGATGCCGGTCGCGGGCGAGGCGGAGTATCCGGAAGACATCCGCCTGCGCTACCGCTTCCTCGACCTGCGTCGCGAGCGGCTGCACGCGAACATCCTGCTGCGCTCGAACGTCATCGCGTCGCTGCGTCGCCGGATGATCGATCAGGGCTTCACCGAATTCCAGACGCCCATCCTGACCGCCTCGTCGCCCGAAGGCGCTCGCGACTATCTGGTGCCCAGCCGCGTCCATCCGGGCAAGTTCTATGCGCTGCCGCAGGCGCCGCAGATGTTCAAGCAGCTGCTGATGGTCGCCGGCTTCGACCGCTATTTCCAGATCGCACCCTGCTTCCGCGACGAAGACGCCCGCGCCGACCGCAGCCCCGGGGAATTCTACCAGCTCGATTTCGAAATGAGCTTCGTGACGCAGGAGGACGTGTTCGCCGCGATCGAACCCGTCCTGCACGGCGTGTTCGAGGAATATGCCAACTGGCAGGGCAAGGGCCGCACCGTCAGCCCGCTGCCGTTCAAGCGCATCCCCTACCGCGATTCGATGCTGAAATACGGCAACGACAAGCCCGACCTGCGCAACCCGCTGGTCATCACCGACGTGTCGGACCTGTTCGTCGGATCGGGCTTCGGCCGTTTCGCCTCGATCGTCGAGGCGGGCGACGTCGTTCGCGCGGTGCCGGCGCCGAACACCGCTGACAAGAGCCGCAAGTTCTTTGACGACATGAACGCCTGGGCGCAGTCCGAAGGGTTCGCCGGCCTCGGCTACGCCACGCGCAAGGGCGGCGAATGGGGCGGCCCGATCGCCAAGAACCATGGCGAGGAAGGCATGGCCAGGATCGCCGAGGCGCTCGGCCTCGGCCCCGATGACGGCGTGTTCTTCGCCGCCGGCAAGGAAGCGCAGGCGGCCAAGCTCGCCGGCCTTGCCCGCACCCGCGTTGCCGAGACGCTGGGGCTGATCGACGACAAGCGGTTCGAATTCTGCTGGATCGTCGACTTCCCGATGTTCGAATATGACGAGGACGCGAAGAAGGTCGATTTCAGCCACAACCCCTTCTCGATGCCGCAGGGCGAGATGGAAGCGCTGGAGACGATGAACCCGCTCGATATCCTGGCCTACCAATACGACATCGTCTGCAACGGCGTGGAGCTGTCGTCGGGCGCGATCCGGAACCATCGTCCGGAAATCATGTACAAGGCGTTCGAGATCGCCGGCTACTCGCAGGCCGACGTCGACACGAACTTCGCGGGCATGATCAACGCCTTCAAGTTCGGCGCCCCGCCGCACGGCGGCTCTGCGCCGGGCGTCGACCGTATCGTCATGCTGCTGGCCGACGAGCCGAACATCCGCGAGGTCATCACCTTCCCGATGACGCAGAAGGCGGAAGATTTGATGATGGGCGCGCCCAATTATGCGACGCCCAAGCAGTTGCGCGAACTGAACATCCGCGTGACTGTCGACGGTCCGAAGGAGTAA
- a CDS encoding RNA degradosome polyphosphate kinase: protein MNDPVPSARTTVAAAPEARYFNRELSWLAFNRRVLDEACNPDHPLLERLRFLSISATNIDEFFMVRVAGLKGQQNQGVGHESVDGLTPSQQLAAITVDAAGLVDSQQRIWRDIAAALAEANIFVLGADEIRGDTEVWLERHFRDQIFPVLTPQALDPAHPFPFIPNLGSAMLFDLIRRSDDVEVREVVLLPPAMPRFVRLPGKAARYVAIETILRHFSDLFFPGYTVRASAAFRVIRDSDIELEEEAEDLVLYFRTAIKRRRRGRIIRLEIESGISDELVQLLRDEMGGSDALITETGGFLGIGDLSMLVAEDRPDLKFPPFSPRFPERIREYGGDCFAAIRAKDIVVHHPYETFDVVLAFLKQAAADPDVVAIKQTLYRAGKQSAVVAALVAAAEAGKSVTAVVELKARFDEEQNLNLASVLERAGVQVVYGFIEWKTHAKISMVVRREEQGYRTYCHFGTGNYHPVTARIYTDLSFFTADPVIGRDAAQVFNYITGYVEPQALQQLAISPRDLRNRLEALIEGEIQTARSGGEGSIWLKMNSLVDPALIDKLYEASAAGVQIDLIVRGICCLRPGVPGMSDNIRVKSVVGRFLEHSRIYCFGNGQALPNDDALVYVSSADWMPRNFDRRVEYLLPINNPTVHDQVLDQVMVANLLDTEQTWELGPDGSYRRVAKGERPFNLHRYFMTNPSLSGRGAAIESGSATVPQKLSLRAWRAARDGAV from the coding sequence GTGAACGATCCGGTCCCCTCCGCCCGCACCACGGTCGCCGCCGCGCCGGAAGCGCGCTACTTCAACCGCGAACTGTCGTGGCTGGCGTTCAACCGCCGCGTGCTGGACGAAGCGTGCAACCCCGACCATCCGCTGCTCGAAAGGCTCCGCTTCCTGTCGATTTCGGCCACCAACATCGACGAATTCTTCATGGTCCGCGTGGCCGGCCTGAAGGGGCAGCAGAACCAGGGCGTCGGCCATGAATCGGTCGATGGCCTCACCCCTTCGCAACAGCTGGCCGCGATCACCGTCGACGCCGCCGGGCTGGTCGACAGCCAGCAGCGCATCTGGCGCGACATCGCCGCCGCGCTGGCCGAAGCCAACATCTTCGTGCTCGGCGCCGACGAGATCCGCGGCGATACCGAAGTCTGGCTGGAACGCCATTTCCGCGACCAGATCTTTCCGGTCCTGACCCCGCAGGCGCTGGATCCGGCGCATCCGTTCCCCTTCATCCCGAACCTCGGCTCGGCGATGCTGTTCGACCTCATCCGCCGCTCGGACGATGTCGAGGTGCGCGAAGTCGTCCTGCTCCCGCCCGCCATGCCGCGCTTCGTCCGCCTGCCGGGCAAGGCCGCGCGCTATGTCGCGATCGAAACGATCCTGCGCCATTTCTCCGACCTGTTCTTTCCGGGCTACACCGTGCGCGCGTCGGCCGCCTTCCGCGTGATCCGCGACAGCGATATCGAGCTGGAGGAAGAGGCCGAAGACCTCGTCCTCTATTTCCGCACCGCCATCAAACGCCGCCGTCGCGGACGGATCATCCGCCTTGAAATCGAATCGGGCATCTCCGACGAACTGGTCCAGCTGCTGCGCGACGAAATGGGCGGCAGCGATGCGCTGATCACCGAAACCGGCGGGTTTCTCGGCATCGGCGACCTGTCGATGCTGGTCGCGGAGGATCGCCCCGACCTGAAATTCCCGCCCTTCTCCCCGCGCTTCCCCGAACGCATCCGCGAATATGGCGGCGACTGTTTCGCGGCGATCCGGGCGAAGGACATCGTCGTCCACCACCCGTACGAAACCTTCGACGTGGTGCTGGCCTTCCTCAAACAGGCCGCCGCCGACCCCGATGTCGTGGCGATCAAGCAGACGCTCTACCGCGCCGGCAAGCAGTCCGCCGTCGTCGCCGCGCTGGTCGCCGCTGCCGAAGCGGGCAAGTCGGTCACCGCCGTCGTCGAATTGAAGGCCCGCTTCGACGAGGAGCAGAATCTCAACCTCGCCTCGGTCCTCGAACGCGCCGGGGTGCAGGTCGTCTACGGCTTTATCGAGTGGAAGACCCATGCGAAGATCTCGATGGTCGTCCGCCGCGAGGAGCAGGGCTATCGCACCTATTGCCACTTCGGCACCGGCAATTATCATCCCGTAACCGCGCGTATCTATACCGACCTCAGCTTCTTCACCGCCGATCCGGTGATCGGACGCGACGCCGCGCAGGTGTTCAACTACATCACCGGCTATGTCGAACCGCAGGCGTTGCAACAGCTCGCCATTTCGCCGCGCGATCTGCGCAACCGGCTGGAGGCGTTGATCGAGGGCGAGATCCAGACCGCGCGGTCGGGCGGCGAAGGATCGATCTGGTTGAAGATGAACTCGCTGGTCGACCCGGCGCTGATCGACAAGCTGTATGAGGCGTCGGCGGCGGGCGTCCAGATCGACCTGATCGTGCGCGGCATCTGCTGCCTGCGGCCGGGCGTGCCGGGCATGTCCGACAACATTCGCGTCAAATCGGTCGTCGGCCGCTTCCTCGAACACAGCCGCATCTATTGCTTCGGCAACGGACAGGCGCTGCCCAATGACGATGCTTTGGTCTATGTGTCCTCGGCCGACTGGATGCCGCGCAATTTCGACCGCCGCGTCGAATATCTGCTGCCGATCAACAACCCGACCGTCCACGACCAGGTGCTCGATCAGGTGATGGTCGCCAACCTGCTCGACACCGAACAGACATGGGAACTCGGACCGGACGGCAGCTATCGCCGCGTCGCCAAGGGTGAGCGTCCGTTCAACCTCCACCGCTATTTCATGACCAACCCGTCGCTATCGGGACGCGGTGCCGCGATCGAAAGCGGGTCGGCGACGGTGCCGCAGAAATTGTCGCTCCGCGCGTGGCGGGCCGCACGGGACGGCGCGGTTTGA
- the lipA gene encoding lipoyl synthase: MNEMTPLPRPERTRKPDWIRVKAPTGKVVQETRALMRSKSLTTVCEEAACPNIGECWSKKHATVMILGDTCTRACAFCNVKTGMPRAVDPMEPQHVAEAAAAMGLNHIVITSVDRDDLPDGGARQFVKVIEAIRAANPTTTIEILTPDFRNKHEAAVEMIVAARPDVYNHNLETVPRLYPTIRPGARYYASLRLLESVKKLDPSIFTKSGIMLGLGEERLEVHQVMDDMRSADIDFLTMGQYLQPTPKHAKVIDFVTPKAFDGFAAIARAKGFLLVASSPLTRSSYHAGDDFERMRANRDAKLGVVRA, from the coding sequence ATGAACGAGATGACGCCGCTGCCCCGCCCCGAGCGGACCCGCAAGCCCGACTGGATTCGCGTAAAGGCTCCGACCGGGAAGGTCGTGCAGGAAACCCGTGCGCTGATGCGGTCGAAGAGCCTGACGACGGTGTGCGAGGAAGCGGCCTGTCCGAATATCGGCGAATGCTGGTCGAAAAAGCACGCGACCGTCATGATCCTCGGCGACACCTGCACGCGGGCCTGCGCCTTCTGCAACGTGAAGACCGGCATGCCGCGCGCGGTCGACCCGATGGAGCCACAGCATGTTGCCGAAGCGGCGGCGGCGATGGGCCTCAATCACATCGTCATCACGTCGGTCGATCGCGACGACCTGCCCGATGGCGGCGCCAGGCAGTTCGTGAAGGTGATCGAGGCGATCCGCGCCGCGAACCCGACAACGACGATCGAGATCCTGACCCCCGATTTCCGTAACAAGCACGAAGCGGCAGTCGAGATGATCGTCGCGGCGCGCCCGGACGTCTACAACCACAATCTCGAAACCGTGCCGCGCCTCTACCCGACGATCCGGCCGGGCGCCCGCTATTACGCGTCGCTGCGCCTGCTGGAGAGCGTCAAGAAGCTCGACCCGTCGATCTTCACCAAGTCGGGCATCATGCTCGGCCTCGGCGAAGAGCGGCTTGAGGTGCATCAGGTGATGGACGACATGCGATCGGCCGATATCGATTTCCTGACCATGGGCCAGTATCTGCAACCGACGCCCAAGCACGCCAAGGTCATCGACTTCGTCACGCCCAAGGCGTTCGACGGCTTCGCCGCCATCGCCCGTGCCAAGGGCTTTCTGCTGGTCGCATCCTCGCCGCTCACCCGGTCGAGCTATCACGCCGGCGACGATTTCGAACGGATGCGGGCGAACCGTGACGCCAAGCTGGGCGTTGTTCGCGCCTGA
- a CDS encoding I78 family peptidase inhibitor, with product MKPTILIVAMALGACTTTQQTAGDPAPAAPELPGGACETTALAALVSKSFTPALEADARARAKARTVRAIRPGMAVTMDFRPDRLNIAIDEKNMVAGFRCG from the coding sequence ATGAAGCCGACCATCCTGATCGTAGCCATGGCGCTGGGCGCCTGTACGACGACGCAGCAGACGGCGGGCGATCCCGCGCCGGCCGCGCCGGAGCTTCCCGGCGGGGCATGCGAGACTACGGCGCTTGCCGCGTTGGTCAGCAAGTCCTTCACCCCGGCACTGGAAGCGGATGCCAGGGCGCGGGCGAAGGCGAGGACCGTGCGGGCGATCCGGCCGGGGATGGCGGTGACGATGGATTTCCGGCCCGATCGGCTGAACATCGCCATCGATGAGAAGAATATGGTGGCTGGATTCCGCTGCGGCTGA
- a CDS encoding type II toxin-antitoxin system RatA family toxin, whose product MPKHSETRHLPYTPEQMFDLVADVARYGEFLPWVSAIRVRSDSETEMVADMIVGFKGLRESFTSKVQKERPNHIRVDYLDGPLKYLNNDWRFKPDGQGGTLVDFCVDFQFKNRVFEMLAGQVFDRALRKMIGAFEDRAAALYGDSGTGSSGATSGGSSSSSAHNAA is encoded by the coding sequence ATGCCCAAGCATAGCGAAACCCGCCACCTGCCCTACACGCCGGAGCAGATGTTCGACCTGGTCGCCGATGTGGCGCGCTATGGCGAGTTCCTGCCCTGGGTCAGCGCGATCCGGGTGCGGTCGGATAGCGAAACCGAAATGGTCGCCGACATGATCGTCGGGTTCAAGGGCCTGCGGGAGAGCTTCACGTCGAAGGTGCAGAAGGAGCGCCCCAACCATATCCGCGTCGACTATCTCGACGGGCCGCTCAAATATCTCAACAACGACTGGCGGTTCAAGCCGGATGGGCAGGGTGGCACGCTCGTCGACTTCTGCGTCGATTTTCAGTTCAAGAACCGCGTGTTCGAAATGCTGGCGGGACAGGTGTTCGACCGCGCGCTGCGCAAGATGATCGGCGCGTTCGAGGATCGCGCCGCCGCGCTTTACGGCGATTCCGGCACGGGTTCCTCGGGCGCCACTTCCGGCGGCAGCAGCAGCTCGAGCGCGCACAACGCCGCCTGA